In Xenorhabdus poinarii G6, the following are encoded in one genomic region:
- a CDS encoding divergent polysaccharide deacetylase family protein, protein MVKMWYRLIKGVNSSSLLLGILLFFTSLPFTSNAQAARLAIVIDDVGYRISEENKILQMPVAVSIAILPNSPHGKKMAEKAHKQGREILIHLPMAPLSKQPLEKNTLHPTMSKEEIARIIQDAIQKVPYALGMNNHMGSAMTSNLSGMEKVMQVLSDHHLYFLDSVTIGNTQVTKAAKGTSVPVLRRNVFLDNIQTEAETLHQLNRAISLARKQGSAIAIGHPHPTTLRALQQALAILPRDIELVAPGMLLSPVPTNKHDQQTALKCTKRHASESVPAIQLDYLKMASKALTNNVIVNALRQYLQTILGNAPKQKKGKTDAHKTKDACANFK, encoded by the coding sequence ATGGTGAAGATGTGGTATCGATTAATAAAAGGAGTTAATTCATCCTCACTTTTACTTGGGATATTGTTATTCTTCACCTCATTGCCATTTACCTCAAATGCTCAAGCTGCACGTTTAGCCATCGTCATTGATGACGTTGGCTATCGTATTAGCGAAGAAAATAAGATACTCCAAATGCCGGTTGCGGTTTCTATCGCAATCCTGCCCAATTCTCCGCACGGCAAAAAAATGGCAGAAAAAGCACATAAACAGGGACGGGAAATTTTGATCCACCTGCCAATGGCACCCCTCAGTAAGCAACCACTGGAAAAAAACACACTCCATCCCACCATGAGCAAGGAAGAAATTGCTCGTATTATTCAAGATGCAATACAGAAAGTTCCCTATGCTCTCGGGATGAATAATCATATGGGCAGTGCGATGACCTCTAATCTCAGTGGCATGGAAAAGGTCATGCAAGTGTTATCCGATCATCATCTCTATTTTCTGGACAGCGTAACCATTGGTAATACACAAGTGACCAAAGCAGCGAAAGGAACTTCAGTCCCGGTGCTCCGCCGCAATGTTTTTCTGGATAATATTCAAACCGAGGCAGAGACACTGCATCAACTTAACCGAGCCATCTCCCTTGCCCGCAAACAAGGTTCAGCCATTGCAATTGGACACCCGCACCCAACAACCCTGCGAGCCTTACAACAAGCACTTGCTATCTTACCCCGTGATATTGAATTGGTTGCACCCGGTATGTTACTTAGCCCCGTCCCGACAAACAAACATGATCAACAGACCGCACTCAAGTGTACCAAACGCCATGCATCGGAATCTGTCCCTGCGATTCAGTTGGATTATCTCAAGATGGCAAGCAAAGCATTAACCAACAATGTCATCGTGAATGCCTTAAGGCAGTACCTTCAAACGA